A region of the Desulfovibrio sp. Huiquan2017 genome:
AAGGCCGGGACAAAGAAACGCGGCACGGCTCAGGAGGTGGTCGATCTTATTGCTCAACTCTACGGCCTGGAAAAACAGGCCCGGCAAGCGGGCTTTGATGCGGATCGCATCCAGGCCATGCGTCAGAACCAGTCCCGTCAGATCATGGACACCATAAAGGCCTTGCTTCTGGAGCGGGGACAGCCCACGCCGCCCAAAAGCCTTCTCGGGCGGGCTATAGCCTATGCCTTGGGACAGTGGGAACGAGTTGAAACGTATCTTGAAGACGGAATCTTGCTGCCAGATAACAATTTGGCCGAAAACGCCATCCGTCCCTTTGCGGTTGGTCGGAAGAACTGGCTCTTTTCAGGTTCACCCAGAGGCGCTGCAGCAAGCGCGGCCTTGTACAGCTTGGTCGAGACGGCGAAGGCCAATGGACTGGAACCATTGCGATATCTGCAC
Encoded here:
- a CDS encoding transposase; translated protein: KAGTKKRGTAQEVVDLIAQLYGLEKQARQAGFDADRIQAMRQNQSRQIMDTIKALLLERGQPTPPKSLLGRAIAYALGQWERVETYLEDGILLPDNNLAENAIRPFAVGRKNWLFSGSPRGAAASAALYSLVETAKANGLEPLRYLHFLFEELPGVKSDDERRSLLPQYLAPEELV